Proteins from one Fragaria vesca subsp. vesca linkage group LG6, FraVesHawaii_1.0, whole genome shotgun sequence genomic window:
- the LOC101304207 gene encoding uncharacterized protein LOC101304207, translated as MGEDVDHDQALLVPVLEFSKECLVPKKERSEEWRAMSTKVREACESHGCFLLLVQEEVMPMRLREDKVMAMKALFDLAEETKQKHTIPRAYQSYQGKCPIIPLNESLGIDNACQLDVAESFTNLMWPQGNSSFW; from the coding sequence ATGGGTGAGGACGTTGATCATGATCAAGCACTACTAGTACCAGTTCTTGAATTTTCGAAGGAGTGTTTGGTCCCAAAGAAAGAGAGGAGTGAGGAATGGAGAGCTATGAGCACCAAAGTGAGAGAGGCATGTGAGAGTCATGGCTGCTTTCTGCTGTTGGTGCAGGAAGAGGTGATGCCGATGCGCTTACGTGAAGACAAGGTGATGGCCATGAAAGCTTTGTTTGATCTCGCTGAAGAGACCAAGCAGAAGCACACAATCCCCAGGGCTTACCAGAGCTACCAAGGCAAGTGCCCCATCATTCCCTTGAACGAAAGCTTGGGGATCGACAATGCATGCCAGCTTGATGTAGCTGAGTCCTTCACCAACCTCATGTGGCCTCAAGGGAACTCTTCTTTTTGGTGA
- the LOC101303923 gene encoding receptor-like protein 12-like, whose amino-acid sequence MKTNQPHFFLFFVSLCVSIIINPVVHSKCIPDQQQSLLHFKSDLLFNASLSTKLITWNSSTDCCSWVGVTCSTNDSVSGLDISSESISGGIDNSSSLFHLQNLQSLNLAHNYLGNDSQSIPSAFGKLMNLRYLNLSHNYYSGKIPIEISRLTRLVVLDISKLSSFFFEGDPLEIPTLHMLVENLTELRELHLDSVQISAGGSEWCQAISSSLPNLRVLSLSSCNLSGPFHDSLAKLQSLSVIQLDSNNISAPVPTFFANFSNLTSLDLADCNLQGTFPKEIFQLPSLRKISVSRNENLDGSLPEFSKNGSLQDLYLWGTNFSGALPNSIGNLKMLSTIGIEGCNFTGSIPKSMANLTQLVYLEMSGNKFEGSIPSFSGAKNLERIDLFSNGLTGNINCIPWKNFSNLSYLDLGGNMLNGNIPSALFSLPLLETLYLDDNQFSGHFPEISNISSYFLKRLYLSINNLEGPIPMSIFDFQGLELLSLSSNNFSGSFLLDSLQHLRNLSYLDLSHNSLSLSHDATNYSHSYFPQFESLGLASLKLRTFPHFLRNQSQLVYLDLSDNQIQGNIPNWIWRFDYLSDLNLSCNSLETLEGPTINLTSLEFLDLHSNQLHGKIPISLSPNMYYLDYSRNNFSTNIPTAIEDLLPNTRFFFIASNNLQGIIPGSICNSHNLEVLDMSNNSLSGTVPHCLTTMSTLLVLKLRRNNLRNVAKLSLNCSLQTLDISDNQIQGQLPKSLINCPQLQVLNVGKNQITGPFPCFLKIISTLHVIVLRSNKFYGGVGCPKTNGTWPMLQIIDLAHNNFSGNVPGRVLTTWQAMMANEDDAPSKLNYLQYHDKNGTSSDYYQDTVTVTNKGQEMELEKILTIFTSIDFSNNKFTGSIPDEIGELKSLHVLDFSNNAFTGEIPSSLSNLSQLESLDLSHNTLSGQIPVQLTKLTFLSFLNLSNNQLEGRIPSSNQFPTFQKSSFEGNKALYLRPLPWKSAGRRSNQPFEYSEDNFFYATTSYGTEACMKTEEVYLCLTPDANLIRDKVTLSLYYDTLSISCATFIVKNLAKIFDDDLITIINLRLVPWGDAYTNKSNNNTAFCQHRPDQCKLNSLQSCAIDVMHDVLEQNYGNEIMHLNPPLEFVSWLVLNNQPIRNDYEKFVGYVCKAYKCKIVPMTCQSVHLKQKTE is encoded by the exons ATGAAAACTAATCAGCCTCATTTCTTCCTTTTCTTTGTCTCGCTCTGTGTTAGTATCATCATCAACCCTGTAGTCCATAGCAAGTGTATACCAGACCAGCAACAATCATTGCTCCATTTCAAGAGCGACCTCTTATTTAACGCCTCTCTTTCCACCAAGCTTATTACCTGGAACTCAAGTACCGATTGTTGTTCTTGGGTCGGCGTTACTTGCAGCACCAATGACAGTGTTTCGGGCCTTGACATCAGCAGTGAATCTATCTCAGGTGGTATTGACAATTCTAGCAGCCTCTTCCATCTTCAAAATCTTCAAAGCCTCAATTTGGCACACAACTACCTTGGCAACGACTCTCAATCAATTCCATCAGCATTCGGGAAGCTCATGAACTTGAGGTATCTGAATTTATCTCACAATTATTATTCAGGGAAAATTCCGATTGAGATCTCACGCTTGACGAGGTTGGTAGTTCTTGATATTTCTAAATTGTCTTCCTTCTTCTTTGAGGGGGATCCCCTTGAGATCCCAACTTTACACATGCTGGTAGAGAACCTCACAGAGCTTAGAGAGTTGCACCTTGACTCTGTCCAAATATCAGCAGGGGGTAGTGAGTGGTGCCAAGCCATATCATCTTCCCTTCCCAACCTTAGGGTGTTGAGTTTGTCCAGTTGTAATCTTTCTGGCCCTTTCCACGATTCTCTTGCTAAGCTCCAGTCCCTCTCTGTGATTCAATTGGACTCGAACAACATCTCTGCTCCAGTTCCGACATTCTTTGCCAACTTTTCAAACTTGACATCCCTGGATCTCGCAGATTGTAATCTGCAGGGAACATTTCCGAAAGAAATCTTTCAGTTACCTTCCCTCCGTAAGATTAGCGTTTCCAGAAATGAAAACCTTGATGGTTCCTTGCCAGAATTCTCAAAAAATGGTTCTCTTCAGGACCTGTATCTATGGGGGACTAATTTTTCAGGGGCATTACCAAACTCTATTGGCAACCTCAAGATGCTGTCCACAATTGGTATCGAAGGCTGTAATTTTACAGGATCAATCCCCAAGTCGATGGCAAACCTTACGCAATTGGTTTACTTGGAGATGTCTGGAAACAAGTTTGAAGGTTCAATTCCGTCATTCAGTGGGGCCAAGAATCTAGAGCGCATAGACCTCTTTTCAAATGGTCTAACAGGTAATATTAATTGCATCCCCTGGAAAAACTTTTCTAACCTATCCTATCTCGACTTAGGTGGAAATATGCTCAATGGGAATATTCCATCAGCTCTGTTTTCTCTTCCCTTGCTAGAGACTCTATATCTTGATGATAACCAATTCTCTGGTCATTTTCCTGAAATTTCTAATATCTCATCATACTTTCTCAAACGACTTTATTTGAGTATAAATAATCTGGAAGGGCCAATACCCATGTCTATCTTTGACTTTCAGGGTCTTGAACTTCTTTCTCTTTCTTCAAACAATTTCAGTGGCTCATTTCTTCTGGATAGTCTTCAACATCTCAGAAATCTTTCTTATCTTGATCTTTCACACAATAGCTTGTCTCTTAGCCATGATGCTACCAATTACTCACACTCCTATTTTCCTCAATTTGAATCCTTGGGGTTGGCTTCACTGAAGTTAAGAACATTCCCTCATTTCTTGAGAAATCAATCTCAATTGGTGTATTTGGATCTTTCGGATAACCAAATACAGGGCAATATACCCAACTGGATTTGGAGGTTCGATTATCTCTCTGACCTAAATCTTTCATGCAACTCTCTAGAAACTCTTGAAGGTCCTACAATCAATCTCACTTCTCTAGAATTCCTTGACCTTCATTCTAACCAGCTCCATGGGAAAATCCCAATTTCATTGTCACCTAACATGTATTATCTAGATTACTCTAGGAATAACTTCAGCACTAACATACCGACTGCCATTGAAGATCTGCTTCCTAACACTCGATTCTTCTTTATTGCAAGCAACAACCTACAAGGGATCATTCCAGGATCAATATGCAATTCACATAACCTTGAGGTTCTTGATATGTCCAATAATTCCTTGAGTGGAACGGTTCCTCACTGCTTGACTACAATGAGCACCCTTTTAGTACTGAAGCTAAGGAGAAACAATCTTAGAAATGTAGCCAAGTTGTCTCTCAATTGCAGTTTGCAAACACTAGACATTAGTGATAATCAGATACAAGGTCAGTTGCCAAAATCACTTATCAACTGTCCGCAGTTACAAGTTCTAAACGTTGGAAAGAATCAAATAACAGGTCCATTTCCATGCTTTTTGAAGATCATATCTACGTTGCATGTCATAGTCTTGCGATCCAATAAGTTTTATGGAGGCGTTGGATGTCCCAAGACTAATGGCACTTGGCCAATGCTTCAAATTATAGACCTAGCTCACAACAATTTTAGTGGAAATGTACCAGGTAGAGTTTTGACAACTTGGCAAGCAATGATGGCTAATGAAGATGATGCCCCATCAAAGCTCAATTACCTTCAATATCATGACAAAAATGGAACTAGTAGTGATTATTATCAAGATACTGTTACAGTTACCAACAAAGGTCAAGAGATGGAGTTGGAAAAAATACTTACAATCTTCACCTCCATTGACTTCTCAAACAACAAGTTCACTGGATCTATACCCGATGAAATCGGAGAACTCAAATCACTACATGTCCTCGATTTCTCAAACAATGCTTTCACAGGTGAAATTCCATCATCATTAAGCAACTTGAGCCAGCTAGAGTCTTTAGACCTCTCACATAACACCTTGAGTGGTCAAATTCCAGTACAGCTTACAAAACTCACTTTCCTTTCATTCTTGAATCTCTCAAACAATCAACTCGAGGGCAGAATTCCGAGCAGTAATCAATTTCCAACATTTCAAAAATCTTCCTTTGAAGGAAACAAAG CATTGTATCTAAGGCCTTTACCATGGAAATCTGCTGGAAGAAGAAGTAATCAGCCTTTTGAATATAGTGAAGACAACTTTTTCTATGCAACCACATCTTATGGAACTGAAGCATGCATGAAGACTGAAGAGGTCTATCTTTGTCTTACTCCTGATGCTAACCTCATTAGAGAT AAAGTTACTTTGTCACTTTACTATGACACTTTGAGCATATCTTGTGCTACCTTCATTGTAAAAAATCTTGCTAAGATTTTCGATGATGATCTCATCACCATCATTAATCTCAGATTGGTTCCTTGGGGTGATGCATACACCAACAAATCGAACAACAACACTGCTTTTTGTCAG CATAGGCCAGATCAGTGCAAGTTGAATTCTCTACAATCATGCGCTATCGATGTTATGCATGATGTG CTTGAACAAAACTATGGCAATGAAATTATGCACCTCAATCCACCTCTAGAGTTTGTATCATGGCTGGTTCTAAATAATCAACCTATTAGAAAT GACTATGAAAAGTTTGTCGGCTATGTGTGCAAGGCTTACAAATGTAAAATTGTGCCCATGACATGTCAATCTGTGCACTTGAAGCAAAAGACAGAATAG